The Indicator indicator isolate 239-I01 unplaced genomic scaffold, UM_Iind_1.1 iindUn_scaffold_78, whole genome shotgun sequence genome segment GCCGTGGTCTCTGACCATGCCCGAGGGTCCACCTGCCAGGCACCAAACACCCGAGTTGCCTCCAGCCAAGCATCTGATGGGGGAAGCTCCGCTGGGAAGGGACAGCAGAGGCaccaaaagcagcagggaaaacagcaatgtgctggggaaaggagcagagccaagtggggGAAGGGGCAGTTTCCTGGCACAGAGCCCCCAGTCCTTTGACAGCCCTGGCCGCCCTCCCTGAGCccactgcagcacccagcacgcTCAGCTGCTCCACGCTGGCTCTGGGCCCAGGGCTCAGCCAACCTCTGCCACCATCAGACCCCCTCTGAAGCGGGCAGAGGGGCTCCTGGCTGGCTCACTTGATGGGGAAGGTCTCGTCCCTCCTGCGCTGTCTCTCGCGGGGCGGGACGAGCTCCCAGCCGAAGGTCAGGCTCCAGTCGAAGTTGCCCCGGCTGTGCTGCTTGCCCTGCTGCACCGGCCTGGAGAACTCGAAGGTGTGGAGGTCGACGGTGGCAATGTCAGGGCTGACCACGGCTGTGGGCTCCTCGGCGATGCGGGACAAGAGGGGCTCCAGCCAGCCGTGGAAACACTCGCCTGGAGTGTGGGGAAGGCTTGGCCATTGGGGGCAGACAGCTTCACCCTTCTGGCTCCCTCAGGACCCCCGGTGGGTGGTGGCTACTCACAGTGGGCATCCAGGAAGGTCAGAACCTCCCCACTGGCCACGCTGGCCCCCAGCAGCCGCGCTGTGATCAGCCCCTTGCGCTCCGCCTGCCGCACGACTCGCACGATCTGCAGCTGCTCCACGTAGCGATCCAGCTCGGCCTGCAGGTGCTCTGCAGGAACAGCAACCGGCCTGGTCCTGCACCCCCGCCAGCCCACCCTGGCTGCACTGGGCAGAGGAGCCACCACCCGCCCTGTCCGAGCCCCACTAGAACTGCACCAGGGATTGACAGCGTGTGCAGGTcgtgccctgcagctgcagcgtCACCAGCACCGAGCGGCTGAGCTGTCACGGAGGGAGGGGACAATGGACAAGGTATCGCAGAGGGAACCTGGGATTGCTCTGCTCCCTTGGCAGGTGCAGCCACCCAAAAGCTGGGCATGGCCAAGCAAGAGCTGGGATGTCCAGAGACTCCTCTTGGTAAAGGACCCCAAATCCAAGCTGTGTCCCCACCACAGTGCAAGCTGTGACACGGCTGACaacaccctgctctgccccGAGGTTCTGCTCCTCGGGAGCTCCTTGGGAGCCCGGGCAGATGCCCTGGGGGAAAGGGAGTGTTTATCTCTGGGGCAAGGGCAAagtcccagctctccagtgCCCGATGCTGAACCACAGGGTTCattgccctggtgcagctggtgaGGATGGCAGCCAGCGGGCAGGTGGGCGAGGGGTCAGCAGGGTGCGGGAGCAGCACCCCAGTtccatagagccatagaatgaTGAatcttggaaaagacctctgagatcatcaagtccaaccttctacccagcacctccctggccatTACACCACCTCCTGAAGTGCTACACCTACTcaatttttgaacacctctagaggtggggactccaccaccttcctgggcagcctgtgccagagtctgaCCAGTCTTGCAGGACAAAAcgcttcctaatgtccaacctaagcctcccctgatgcaacttgacgTCTTGTCCTGCCATTAGTTACTTGAGGCCAACACCATTCTCACTGTGAGCTGTAGAgtgcaacaaggtctcctctcagcctcctcttcttcaggctaaccaatggcagctccctcagccttcagggctgctttagcagcagcatCCGAGAagggaaaaaccccaacagtgctgccaggcaggagcCAAATAAggtgggagagctgctggatgcatcctgggctgctcagagccttggcctgagctgcttctcctcGCAATGGCTCAgaactgctgctcctggggaccCCCCTGCACCCCTTCAGCCACCACATCCTGCTGTGACTCCTGCATCCCACCACAGCTCCCACCCACCATCCGTGCTGGCATCGTCCACCAGGATgatctccttcagcagcagggccGGGGAGGTGTGCAGGACGCTGTACACCGTCCGCAGCAGCGTCGACCAAGCTTCGTTGTGGAAGACGATGACGAcgctggtgctgggcaggggcgGGCACCGCTTGAACTTCTGGTCAATGCACCTCCGGGAGAGAAAAGCAACGGTCAGGGCAAGATGGGGGAAGACAGGAACACCCCCCCTggcccaacccaacccccagtGGTTCTGGGCTCACTGCCACCTGGGTTTCAGCTGATTGAtccctttccctctgctgctgctcaagtGAATTCCATCCCTGCCCCGGCCCCATGTCCCCCACTACCCCCCTGCTGCCACCGATCCACCTGCTAGACACAGATAATCgcctgccagcacagggcatTCCATTTCCACGCCAGGGCCGGTTTCTACCTCCTATTCAAATCTTCCACCCTCATCATCCTGCACAAGCCTTCCCCAGCCCactctccccagcaggcagggctgggggcccCCATGCTTCAATCTGGCAGCCAGCGGGCAGGGGGCAGGCAAGGAAGCCTCTCGAGGTTTCCTTGCTTccttcattccccccagtccacctggctccaacctcctttcagagagttgcagagagcaatgaggtcttccctcagccttctcttctccagcctccacatccccagctccctcagatgttcCTCGTGACACTTTTCTCTCCatcagccttgttgctcttcttcagacctgctccaggacctgaatgcccttcttggagcaaatgtcccaaaactgaacctggcCATCAATCAACACCACCAGGGTCCTTCTCCACCGAGCAGCTCTCCGGccattctgccccaagcctgtaactccgcatggagttgttgtgacccaagtgcagcattcatcccattggcctcatcCATGGATCCATCCTGGCTAGATCCTTCTGCAGAGtccccctgccctccagcagatcagctttgtgtcatctgcaaaccttcTGTAAGAACACTGGGTCCCCTCccccagatcactgataaagttCTTGATCAGAAGAGACCTcagcagggagctctggggaACAAAACTTGTGACTGGTTGCCATCTGGAGTTAACTCCATTCCCACCACTCTTTGGCCAGCAGCCAGCATTTCACGCACCAAAACCTGCACCCGTCCAAGCCACCaagcagccaggaggatgcAGTGTGAAGGtcttactaaagtccaggtagataaCATccccagcctttccctcatccaacagGTGGTCACCTtctcatagaaggagatcagactggccaggcaagacttgcccttggtgttgcagagggggttggttatggaaggaaaaaggagtTACTGGCAGGGAGAAGCCCAGGGCAGATGCCTCAGGTGCCCCCAGCATCTCCGAGGAGCTGTATCGctgctcctggaggacatctgCAGCATGTTCTCCTTTTCCATTGTCACCAGGATTTCTGACTGCAGTCAGGGCCAGCTGCCTTTCCCATTGGCCCTTTCCTAAGgtgtgaggcagaggagggacacagccGAAGGGACACTCTGGAAGAAGGTTGCTGAGGGTTGGAGGAGAAAGGGttgctgggctgtggggcaAAGCATCCACCAAGGAGCTGGATTGATGAAGAGATTTTATTGCCACAGGCTATGCTAGGTCTGAAAGCCTTCTGCTGGAACATGGGGGAAGATGACGTCCATGGCCGAGCCGGggactgagctctgctgctacTGCTCAGTTCCGAGCAATCGtctggaaggagaagaagggcAAGAGCTGAGCCaagcaggggcagaggcagtGCCTTGGAACCCCGGCAGCGCCAGGTCCGAGCCGAGGCTGCCGGGCGGCGCCGTGGCCTTACGCTCTGGATCCAGGAGATGTAGGCAGAGACGCGGGTGAAGACGGTAGGTTTGCGCAGGACGTTGCAGCCCTGGCTGGACACGAAGCTGGTGACACCGTGGACCTGGTACTGGCCGTTCACAGCGCAGTGCAGGGGGCCGCCGGAGTCACCCTGCCGGAGCGAGGGAGCCGCGTCAGAGGCGGGCAGCAGGGGTGTGGGTGGGCTGCCGGGGGACGGCGTGGGGCCGGGGCCGTACCTGGCAGCCGGAGCGAACGCCGTCCCCGCCGGCGCAGACCATGGTGCTCTTGACGGTGGAGCCCCAgtaggaggagctggagcagatctGGTAGTCAACTACGGGCAGGTAGGCCTGCAGCAGCACGTTGGAGAGCTGCCCGTTGCCTGCACACAGCCAAGCCTCGGTTAGCAAGGACCTGGGAAAGCCCCGGCCAGGAACGCGGcaaccctcccagcccctgccaaCGCAGGACCCACGGCCGCTGCTGGGCGAGCCCCGACCCAGCACAACGCTGGACATCTCCATGCCTGGAGCGAAGCCCTGCATGAAGCCTTCTGAAACCTCAGAGAGCTTAAAGAAATACTTCAGCCCCCCCAGGGTTTGTCAGTTTTGGGCCAGGAGGCCCCTTTGGCACTCACTGCGGGTGAGCCCCCAGCCCGTGATGTAGCAGGGGTAGTTGTTGGGCAGGATGTATCCCGACTGGGGCAGTTTGGCCAGCTGCACATACTGGTTGATGGTAGCGTAGCTGCCCAGGCGGAGCAGGGCGATGTCGTAGCTggtgagaggaggaagaggctgttGGAAGGATCCCCTCCATCACCAGCAGTGCACCCCCAGTCTCCTTTTCCCTGTCCATTACCCTGCAGCAACGTTGTTGCTGTTCCAGTAGGGGTGGATGATGATCTTGCTGACGCTGAAGACCTGCTCGCTGCCATCGTTTGTGTTGAGGTGGTGCTCCCCAGCCACGACACGGAAGTTCAGGTTGCTGTCAGCAAGGAGCAAGCCACAGGGTCAGCCCAGATTCGACCTGGGAGCTGAGGGATCTGTGCAAGGAGGTGGTCCCAGAGATGGTGCACGCAAGGACCTCGCTGGAGGAGCAGCAATGGCCTTCAGGGACAGGGTTGTGACAGACAGAATTTGTCCTGGGCATGGCTGTTGGTGGCACAAGCGGAAGCTGGGGCCCAGGTCCCCACTCACCGATCCACACAGTGGGCTGCTGTCATCACCCAGTTCCTCTGGATAAGGGACCCTCCGCAGGTGTGGTGCCAGCTGCCACCAGAGTAGTACTGCAGGGAGAtctggggagagggggaggcaTCACGGGAGGCTGTCAGTGCACGGTCCCAGGGGTGAAACCCTGCTGGCACTTAGAGTCTGCCCCCGGGAAGGACCCACCTGGGAGGGCCAGGCGTGCGAGCGCGCCTCGGTGCCACCGACCACCCGCTGCAGCCCATCGAGATCCTGCTCAGAGCAGCGTCCTGTGGGAGAGAGGACAGGGGACAGTGAATGGCCAGCGAGGAGTCTGCCACCAGCTCCTGAGGCCGAAGAGCTTCCATGGAGGACGTACCACAGAGGGCGAAGGCggcaaggagcaggagctgcagcatcaTCCTGGAGCACGGCGACACTTCgtctgcagctggggctgcagcgCTGCTGGCTttgaaggggctggagagggagggatggGAAGAAACCCAGGTGACACAGAGCTATCAGCAGCCTTGGTCCCTCTTCCAAAGCACACACGGCCCTGAAGGTCAGGGCTGGAACACACTGGGTGCACCTCAGTCACCCTTGGGTTTGGACGGGCAGCCCAAGTCTCTGGGCCCTGCTCTTGCATCTCAGCCAACATTGCCCTGAGTGTGTCCTGATGCTGAGCCCCTTGgattccccagctgcagctccctcatCGCTTTTGTTCCTGGGATGCCTCCAAGAGATTTTGTGAGGCTTTTCAAGGTGAACACTGGAAAGGCCAAAGCCCAACTAGAACAAAATCAAGGCAGGCAAGA includes the following:
- the LOC128980227 gene encoding chymotrypsin-like elastase family member 1: MLQLLLLAAFALCGRCSEQDLDGLQRVVGGTEARSHAWPSQISLQYYSGGSWHHTCGGSLIQRNWVMTAAHCVDRNLNFRVVAGEHHLNTNDGSEQVFSVSKIIIHPYWNSNNVAAGYDIALLRLGSYATINQYVQLAKLPQSGYILPNNYPCYITGWGLTRSNGQLSNVLLQAYLPVVDYQICSSSSYWGSTVKSTMVCAGGDGVRSGCQGDSGGPLHCAVNGQYQVHGVTSFVSSQGCNVLRKPTVFTRVSAYISWIQSSSLLRSLLIKNFISDLGEGTQCSYRRCIDQKFKRCPPLPSTSVVIVFHNEAWSTLLRTVYSVLHTSPALLLKEIILVDDASTDEHLQAELDRYVEQLQIVRVVRQAERKGLITARLLGASVASGEVLTFLDAHCECFHGWLEPLLSRIAEEPTAVVSPDIATVDLHTFEFSRPVQQGKQHSRGNFDWSLTFGWELVPPRERQRRRDETFPIK